The genomic window TGTTGACAtagatcaatcaaaaaaaaaaaaaaaaggaaaaaagaaaaaaaggagttgATATATGGTTCTATACAAGAAGGTTGCAGCTGTTAAGCTACTAAGATTTAGTAGTTTTTGGCTGCCACGAAAAAGAGGTTTGTAATCTTGTTAAAACTTTGAACAGAATAGAATATGAACAACTCGAGCAAGGTTCATGTGTTACTAATATTTTACATGTTTAATTAACTTTAGAGACAAATATAATACACCAGTCAAATTACAATTTTATTCACTTCTCCTAGATATTGTGATAAATCTTTGTTTTTCAGAAAATCAGGTTATGCACTTGGAGATAAAATGATAGAAGAAGCAGTTTCGTGGCGCTGGGAATGGGACAAGACatgattgtaaagcatcattagACCGAAAATTTTTTTCAAGTGAATTTCTGGCAGTCAAAAAGGTTAGAAGTACATAAATCATGATATGCATCATAGGTGGAAGACCAGATGATTAAACAATTTAGCAGAACCCTTTTGCATAATTTATAaaatgtttggactttagatATCTTACCATTTTTTCAAACAATTTTAAGCAATCATGGAATGACATTTTTTTTCCAATCAGATATTGTGATATGGCCTTACAAAATCCATATTAATAATATGGGACCAAAAAACAAGTATATAGACACAGTGAATGAACAAAGTCTAAGAATACCAAGGTTCTTGGAGGCAACATAAAAACGATTATGCAATACAAGTCCAATATTTGCAAATGGAAAAGGGCAGAAATACAAAGAATGAGCACCATGGTGATGATCAGAATCATGATAAAATGGACATGCGATATGAACAAAATAtccaaagtcaaaaaaaaaaaagaagttgaaAACCCTAATTTTATAAGGGTGCATCAGATTTTTTACTTGGGGGCAAGTTCTCCCATTGTTTAGAATGTTAGATGCCCACAAGAAAGCTCAGATGTTCCAAAATGGGCCAGAACTGAACTATACCACTCAGAGTTGTGAACAACATGCATCCTAAGTTAACTGGAAACTTGCACGTTGAATGTCGTATCATCAAATTGCAAAAATGCACTTGACGAATACTGTGGTTAAGTTGTAACATTTGCCCTGAATGCTCAAGTGCAACTAGCAGGCAGGGTAAAAGTTTTGACACATGCCATGAGATACAAATGTCACATTAAGCCCCAATTGACAAACTAATACATAGCACTCAAAGAGGTTGAATAAAGTAACATCGCTTAGAAATAACTTGATTTTAGATAAAGTCACTGCACACTAATACTAAATGTCTAAACCAAGTCATATGCTTGCATAAGTCCTGGGTCCAATGTAAACTTGCATGTTTTTAATTGAATTATCATAATATTTATCAAACACATTATAGAATTGGCAGAAACATTTGCCATTGATGGAGATTACTACTAGCATGTAGGAAGACAGTAGTTCCAGCAGCCACACCAGGCACCTTGTCTTAGTTAAAAAGTTCTTCCTATATAGCAACTTCTGTAATGTAGACCTATGCAACCAAGTCAAATTTGCTCTCTTCAGGAGCAGTTAGGAATTACACAAAGTGGTTTAAGGTATCAGGAATGCTCGGGAAGCAAAGTTATAATGTCTCCTTCTGTTGCTCTTGTTTGTGACTTGAGGCCTTACCTTAATTACAACCTACAGAAACATTTTTCACCATATCTTTGTTGGTTGTTTATTTCCAACAGTGTGATGATTCTCTGCTATGTGATATAGTTGCTTGTTGTGACATTAATTTTGAATTCTTAAGCATGCTTTATGGAAGATCAATTAATATTATTGTATAAGTAGGAAAAGACTGTCATTTATTAATTAAAGTGACATATTACACTGACGTTGGTCTCAAATAAATGTACAAGCATTCTCTCATTCAGGTATATAGACCAACttattatatatcaattttttcacCTTTCTCTTTCATATAAACATCGCATTTTAACTGAATAGAGCTTTTTGTGACAACATTGGCCAATCTTCTAATAACAATTATAAGAGGGCCATAAAGACAGCATTTCAGCTAACCATTAAGGTTACAAGTAGCAACATTCTGAATCTTAGTTGTTCAAATTTTCGCTACCAGACAGACAGACAAAcatatcaaatttttaacccTTCTCTTTTATATAAAGATCGCATTTGAACAAACGAACAGACAGACAGACAGTCACCTTTCTCTTTTATATAAACATCGCATTTGAACGAACAAACAGGCAGGCAGGCAGGCTCGCAGACAGACAGACAGATAGACTGGGCTCCATTTGACTGGATTTGAGTTGGATCTCCAACTGTCTGGTCGGCACAAATCACAGCCTCCAACCACCCCCTTCAACAGCAACATTGCTGTCTGGGTTGGAGGGAAAAAAACACTTTCAATGAGATGGAACAGGAAGCCTCCCTCAGTAGCTTCCCTTCATACATACGCCTTCCAATTTTAATTAATGAAAGCTTTGCTTTTGTCAGGAACATTtggaaattttattaataaaaaaaatcattgccATATTTATTTTTGGATCTTGTTTTCTGTCTTCCTCTTTGCAAATAGTTTCATCTTATTGTATCTTTCAGTTCTATATTTCGAAGCTGAATTATCCTCAAACAAGCAAGCAGTGATATGTAAACTAGTTAATCAAAACTCTCCTtttcccttctctcttttttctcttccacTTCGTTGTCACCATCAGCATTACCAGCATCACATTCATCTTTTTATACTTTTGTACATGCATGCCTGTATAAACCTATTTTTGCAtcttttactctgaatggtgacaACAAAATCATGCCAAAAAGCTTCCAGCTAATGAAGTTATTATTTTTAACAGTTTACCTTATTCTCAGCTTATATAATACTTCCTACTCCTTTAATTGGTTACAAATAGActcaaaaatattattcttttcaAAAAACTACAGATATTTTAAAGCATTCAGTGAATGGTCTAAATGCATTAACAACAGTAATTACAACAGAAGGACCTTCTTAAAGAAAAGCAACTTATGAACTGGAAAGGTACCTAATAGGGTCAAAGTCTACTGATGCTAGACTGAGCAATGGTAAAAGCATCAATATTAGCAAATATGATGCGACGAACAAAGGGAAGTAGGATTTTGATGTTATTCTAGGAGTGCTATCTAATAAATATACCTATGAAGACTCTCGATGATGATGCTTGCGTCAAGAATGGAGCACAGAATAAGCTCAAATTAATATGAGGAGCTCATCCAAACCCATGAAGAACTTTAAGATAATAGATATTGCATAAAAAGTTATAAGAATAGGAGGGAATCCATGAACATCTCCAAAGTGCACTTGCattaaagaaagagaaaattcttGTCCACCTAACAAAAGGTCACTACGAATTATCACTGCATTAATCAAAGCACAAAAAATGCTCACCTAGCTAGAATGGAAAAACCTATTGTCAAAATCGATAATTTACTCCTCAGGCACAAAATGGTAGGAATGGGCCAATCAACAAACCATTGTTGCAGGTCTTGGTATTATAGATCTTATTTGCAATTGTTAGGGAAATTCAATGTTGGACAAGGAACAATGTCAGAAGAACCCATATATTGGAGAGCTGAAAGCCCCCTCACTTAGCTGTTAAACTCTCAACATGGAGATGTCACTCAAAGGGACAATGCTCCTGATCATCTTGAATGGTTTCAAAATAACTGTACTACAAACATGACCCTAAGAAAGCCCAATGGACAAAGATAAAATGTTCGGTCCTCAAGATAACAAGGCAGTGAAACAGAAAGCATCTAACAAGAATCCAAATTCTGCTTGAATACAGTTTTAAGTGTAGGGCTTAAGCAGCTTGACCAACTCGAACTAgacaaaactaaaaaataaatatgtttcCAACATAACCTAATTTGCATCCACATGTATTACACAAAATATGTATTTGAACCTACATATTTGAACCTAACTTGAACCCACATATTTGAACCTAACTCGAACCAATGTGTATTACATATTAAGTGTATACATATTTGAATCTACATGTATAACATAAAATACAAGGTGTTCATACAGGTTTTGTAATATGGTTATTTGCAACATTCATGCAAGGCTAAGAGAGCTCTCACAAGGTCCATCAATTGCAATAGTAGAGTATACAACGTGTCCATATAGGTTTGTACTAGAGTTATTTGCAACACTCTTGCAAGGCTAAGAGAGTTCTCACAAGGTCCATCCATTGCAATAGTGGAGTTTGTGCATGTTCTGTGCACCATTCTTGCAAGGCTGCAAGAGAGTTCTCACAAAGTTTGTGCATTACAATAGAAGAGTTTTTATACGCGTATATGAAAGAGTTGTTTGCAACATTCTTGCAAGGCTGTAAGAATGTTATCATAAAGTTCATGCATTGCAGTAAAGGAGTTTGTACAAGCATGTGACAAAGTTGTTTGCAACATTCTTGAAGGGTTGGAAGAGGTTTCTAAAAAAGTTCATGTATTGTAACAGCAGAGTTTGTAGAGGTTTGCAACAAGGTTGTTTGCAACCCAATCGTAAATCTGTAAAAGAGTTCTCACAAAATTTATGCATTACAATGGTGCAGTGCATGTAGGTTTATCACAGAGTAGTTTGCAGCATTCTCGAAAGATTGTAAGAGTTCTCATAAAGTCCTGCATTTCAATAGTGAAGTTTGTGCAGCTTTGTAAAAGAGTTGCTTGTAACATTCATGCAAGGCTGAAAAAGAGTTCTTACAGAGTTTGTACATCGCAACCATGGAGGCCCCCAGTACACAAAACATGACCTATAAGCCTCCAACCAATACTAACACTGCTCCACTTAACCAATTAATTTAGTGTGGGTTAAAAGGTATGGAACTGAGTCATGAATAAGTTAGAAGAACCATGTTTCAATTAGAATAGTTTGGATTAGGGTTGGGCACTACCATAAGGCCTTGATTAGTTGCTTGCTTAAGCCCAAAAGAAATAGAATTACAGGCCATTGACCCCTTAGGGAAACTAATATCATGCCTGGGATCATCTCTtcacatttttctttctttttattaagTCTACTTATTTGTGTAGTTTTCAATATAAATGATAATGTAATTACAGACAATGAATTGTTCTAACCTTTAACATTACTTCTACTTGCGATAAATTCTACTAGGTACCCATGCCATTTGATCATTTTCTCCACATTCATGATCATGTTATAGATACATGTTTTGAAAGGATGATTCTTCTTACCCTAGAGTTGAGAAAAATTTTCATCTACTCGATTCATCAATTGTTATTCAGTCCCTTCTCTTTTGGTTTGTTCATGAACTCAATCAATCTTCTGACAAACTATAAAAATGATAATAAGATATCACTATCTTGTCCTGATGTAAATGGGTGATTTCTTGTTGGTCTATTAAGCTAAATTTTAGTAGAACGATCTAAATGTTAACATTGacctagaaaaagaaaaatgagtgATTTCTAGTCAGTCTATTAAGTTAGATTTtagtataataatttaaatgtTAACATTGACATTAAAAAGTAAAATGGAACGAGACATAATACTATGGAGTAAATATGTACTGACTGCTGTAGTAATGCAAGATTTCCATTGCATGTATTGACAAAACTCTCATGGAGTACATATTTTACTTACTTCTGGAAGGAGCACAATGGCAGACCTTCAACACTTAGATACATTGCCTTTTTTTCAATTCCCTGTATGTCTATATGCATAAAGAATTTATTTACTTTACAAATTTCTTTCTAATTCTTCATTAAAGTCTACCACTAATTCAAAGTCATGCAAGTCACATTAAATCAATAGCAAAACTCCACAATGTAATGATTGTTTATGAAATTTTGTAGTGAAAATTCCATGAGTTTGTGTATATAGGGTAGAAGAAATTTGCAACTGAATGCATATCGGAAAGCAAGCAAAAGTAGAAGCTTCTAGTTCACAACCCAGCTTACATAACAGTGAAGCAACTCAATGCCCCCAATTCAATACCATGCTTCTAGGATAGCAAGATAAAAAAGTTGGCAACGAATCCATATGTAGAGCGAAAGAAACTAGCTCTATATTTGACAGTTCCACTCTAGACAAGTGCTACACATGGTAGCACATAATGCATACCTGCATATTGGTGAAAACGAAGAAGGAAGAAAATGGAAATGCCTTCTTACTCTAATAAACCATGATTACAGTGACAGTTGAAGATCAAATATCTAGAAGGGCAAAGCTATTTTCCACGCAAACATTATACACTTTGATTATGCTTTGATAATGGATGATAGGTGCTCCACATCTGGCTTAGAATTTCCTTGAAAAATAGGAATTTAAAAACCAAGATTGGCCATATCTCTCTCAGTTAGGAAATTAACAGAAGGTAGAAAACTCATAGAAATGTCTTCTGACTGTCAttgttaaaaatttatcaaaagcaagtGTGATATGACATCCTTTTCTATGGTACCATCATGTATTTTATTGGGTCCATTGTGAATTTATGGTAAGTAAGGTGCGCCATCTAACTCGGTTCAGTCTGGTTTAAGTCAAATTCTAGGCAAAATTCAAAGTGATGCcagtaaacaaaaataaaaaggggACAACATAGATCAGCTacttattttgttttatgatttggGAGGAGTAACAGACATTCTTTTTTGTTTATGAATAAAGAGTTTGAATAATGTAAGGTAGTTATGTTAGAAATAAGTTAAATTCAGTTCGGGTGATGATGGGTACGTGTGTTTTAAGTTGCTCCGTATTTATGGTGTGCAAACTACATGCTTGATAAGGCAAGCAAAGATGTGGTGAGCCACTTAAGTAAGTGCTATGCTAGctcgagagaaaagagaagatttGGGCCCAATAGAGAAGAAATTCAGAAGCATTGATGGTCTAACTTTTAGGTGGAGGCCAACTAACATAGAGACCTTATAGTGGTTGAACATCCAAATATCCTTGTTGCTTTCCCCCTTAAGCGTGAGATTCAAATagtcttctccttttcttctttgtaGGCTAGATTTCTCTTTTACTGTAATCTCATCAATATTTATGTGAATCTCTGTTCACACATCTGCCCAATTCTTTTCTTTTCCAGATTCAGATATTCTCTACCGAAACAACTAGTCATAATTCCTATATTTAGAATTGAaattatatctatatccatattcaaCCTCCATGTAGATGGGTCAAGAGGGGAATGAAAGATTTCAAGCAACAACAAATTCTTATCtttgacaagaaaaaaaaaaagtcttgaaTGCCATGAATGATGTTAACAACAATACAAAATAAGCACATTCCAAGCACAAAATGACAGCAAATTAAAAGCATGTCATGTTAATCAATAGAAAATTAAGGAAAGAAATGGAAATATGTGCATAAATGTGCAGTAAAGGATGACAGAAGAAACACCAATACTAAAATAGTGAAGGTCCAAACGAGATGGTATGACGAGGAGCAAAGGTCAATTAAGCAAAAAAGGGGGGCCCATATTTCAGTTCAGTTGAATTGTATCCCTCATTCCTTACCTTGAGCCGATGAGAGAGATCTTTGAAACCCTGAATAAGCTGAGGCCACAGCCTCTCCCGATCCAAACTATCCATCCCCTCCAGCTTCCCCATTGCCTCTGCCCACATAATCTGCAGCCACAAACTATACTCCCGTATCAAACCCACAAACCCTAACCAATCCCGAAACAAAACCATCAACAAATTAATAGGACAATCTGAACGAAATAATCAAGAACTCACATCTGACACACCAACTGGCTTCACCCGAGCCGCTGGATCAGTCACACTGAAGAGCAATTGCTGCAGAAAAGGGAAAATATTCCATAAATCGAGAAACCCCAAAGAAGAGCGGGAAACCCTAAAATTCGAGTTTTTCAAACAAGAAAGAGAGTAAGGTGAGCAAAAGAATCAGACCCTGAAGGAGTACTTAGGGTTCCCAGGGTCCTCCCTGTAAGCATCCACGATCGCCTAACAACATCAATACACAAATGTTAGAAGCATTTCATCGAAGGTTTCCTCATTCCTTCAACAATCTAGGGTTCTGGACCGAGAAATGCACAGAATTCGAACCTGGAGGTCGCGATCGGCGAGGGAGAGGGTGAGGGGGGCGACAGGGGCCATCTGGGTGGTGATCTGAGCATTGCCGAAGGGCGAAGCCGACGGCTGGAATCCAAACGACGAcgccggctgctgctgctgctgctgcgatTGAGGGAAGACGGAGAAGGGCGACGGTTGGGGTTGCTGCTGCTGCGGCTGGGAGAAGAAGGGCGAGGGGGAGGACCCAAATGCCGACGGCGTCGCGAAAGATGGAGCCGACGGGGTGCCGAACGCCGGCGTCGAGGACGGGGTGCCGAAGGCCGGAGTCGAGGGTGGGGTGCCGAACGCCGGCGTCGAAGAGGGGGTCCCGAACGCCGGCGTCGAGGAGGGGGTCCCGAACGCCCGAGAGGACGAAGGGGTCCCGAACATCTTTCTTCTTTGCGGCCTCCTTCGCTGGTCTCTCAGTGGGAGGTCTTGCTCGGTTTTAGGGGTTTTGAACGGGGTTTGGGTTTTGAACGGGGTTTGGTTCCTTTGCTCATTTTTGGGATTGGATATGGTCACCGACGGTGAGAAGGAGACTGGGCATGACCGGTAACTGTGGTGGCCAATGAATTCACTTACCGGTCAATGTTGTATAGCGTTTGGTTTTCatgttttcaattttttaaatttaaaattatttttttttaaaattagaattttttttaaaaaaatatttaaaacttCAGCGAAAAAAAAATGACGATGGAGATAAGCCATAATGACCGATGACAGCAATGGATAATAATAAGTAGCGAGTGACATGATGTCCGATGATAAAAAATGGCTAGTGATGATGTTAGAAACTATCAATGATTGTATCAAAAAGAAATTATCAACGATGACAACAATAGATGGAAATAGTGGAGGATAATGACTAGAAATAATAACTAAATTGACTGTAATTAATAATAAGCAATAGGTAGTGATAAGTGGTGGCCAGCAATAATCGACTACTAGTGGTGTGCGGTGATAATAGTTCGAtgataaaagattgttattaaattttaaaaaattaaaattatattttatagtttgtaaaatttttagaaatccaaaaattgattattagattcagaaaactaaaaataaaaactaagttACCAAAAACATAATCTATCCCCATGTCTATGccttttgataaaattaaaaaccTGAAACCGGCAAGCATTTAAAAATTGGGTTTAACTCGAATGAGCTTGttttattagataaaaaaaaaagagtgaaccTCAAATTCCACGGAGAGCTGGACTCAAAGAAAATCAAATTGAACACAAAAGAATGGTGATCTAAGGCTAcgtttagatgctaaaaatagcAGATAAAACTTATTTGATCAAAGAACTAAAAAGGTGTTTAATATCGGCAAATTTATTTAGGGGAAGTGAAATAACTTTAATCACACAAAGCTCTTTGCTGCcactttttcatttttcaacaactttatCCCACTAACCATGACAGCACCACCAAACGGCAAATAATGTTATTTAATAGTTAGTCGGGAGGTGAATACCCGGGTTAAATATATTCGATGAGTGCTTAGCTATACGGTATTCAAACGCATCCTAATAGATCTTGTAACTATTGGATTAGACACAAAGTCAACTCTCAAGTTGATCTACTAAACTTTTGTTTATCAATTAAAAGATTTTAGGGATGGTGCAGTTCCGTTTCTTCGGATCTAAGTAATCATGATGTCGGAGAATAATCTTCCAGATCTCaggagattatattttgattgaatCTTTTTGTTCTCTTAGCTGAAAATCTTCGCCTGCCAATCTAGCAACTCTCGAGATCTagtaaaataaacaaaaaaatttgGACTTGGCTCGATAAGTTCATTCAGTTACAGAAGCTTGAAAAGATGCTATTTAGTTTGTCTCAAGCTCATATACCCATTTCATATAATGGTGAGATTTAGTTAGCTTGGGTTTGCTAGTTTGCGACCATAGGCCTAATCCAAATGACAAGATTAGAACAGGTTATAGAGAGCATGTGAGCAAGCTACTCTGTGGCTAAAGAAAACCACTTCTAACTTGTGTGCACTAAAATATTTAGTGGTAATTGAGGGAAAGTCAATAACAACAGATATTTATGCCATGAATGTTGAAGTCACCTTAACCATAACAGATTTACAAAAAAATGGGCACTTCAATATGACCATTTGCATAGGGACATGTCAGGGTTGTGCCTCTTTCTATGGAAATGAAGAACCCAAACTGCAGGGCATTTGTTTACCATGTAAGTTGTAGCTCAACCTGAAGTGAGAAACCTTGCTTTCCACTTCAATAAGAGAGCAATGAAGTTTGGTTCAGATAGAACCGAATAATGTAGCTTTAATGTCCTCTTAGTTGCTTTCGATtgcaaatagtttttttttttttttttctttatttttagcaAAAGTTTATGGGCAATGAAATATATAATAGAGGTAGCTCTTTCCAAAATATCCAAGTAGAACTACAAGAGATTTCACCAGCTTGATTAGCTGGTACCCTTATCAATTTAACTCTCAAAACTCACATTTTTTCTAATGTTTGCATGGAAACAAATAGATCCTAATAGAAAACTATTTTATTGAGCAAAAAGATGTCAAACCCTTTAGGAACATCTCCTAAATATgttttattattaatataagCAGCTTCCAAAATCTAAGGGAAATTTCATCGAACAAAGTTGTCCAAAAATCCACCttactttaaaatttaaactCACAATAATTACCTGCAAATAGAAGAGCAAGGAGGAAATTCCCACTATTGATGAAATTGGAGCTATCCTAGAGAAGTTTGGATGAAAATCTATATGAACTTTGGAGAAGTTGTGAAGTTAGAGCAATACTTGAGTTAATGTATCCaaatataattagaaagaatGAAATCTATTTCTATATCCCCGAGGATATAGAAGAATTAAAATACCAATATAGGATCCTTAAGTAAAATATTTGATTAGAAAATCAGAAATCTTGTATCGTATTGGAAGGTAAGAAAATCTATGTGATTATAAGGCTGTGCATACTTGCATTTAGTTTCATATCGATTGTGTATTAGAAAGATTTGGATGCTCATATAGAACCAACAAATCTACATTGCACATTCTAGTTAGCCTTTACTATGATCATAGTtctattttcattcattgaatGTCTAAGATGCAGTGACAAGAAAGTATAAagccctaatcatcaaatcaaatagttGATTCTAAAGCTTTCTACTTCACAAGAAAGTCATAACTGCTTGCTCTCCACAATTCTCTTTCTCTCCATAATTAATTTGCTTTAACTGAATATTCTAGAGTAAGATGAAAATTCAATTAaactttgaaaaaataaaaagatttttgaacAAAATAGATCTCTGCATCATCTAATGTCTCTTTAATACAACCACTAGTTCATTGGATGCACCCCCAAATTGGGTCAATTGAAAATTACATTTGATGGGCCTTCAAACAGACCTCAGCTACTGTAGGTTTTGTGATAGAGATTTTTATTGCCACTGTAATTTGGTTAGTGACATTATCGCAGCCTGGAATGGTACAATCTTTGAAATGGAGCTTTTTAATACCACTGATATTGGCTTGAGGGAGATCCTTCCACAATTATTACTTGGCTATAAGGTAAAGGAGGTTCATCTTACCCTCTTCTCAATGATCTATAGCATTTGAAGGACTTGGTTATTCGATTAACAGTTTTCATATCTATAGATAGGGCAATCAGGTGGCAAATTTACTGGCAAATATTGGCTATTGATCTTCTCAACCTCTGTTTTGGGTTCAAAACTTTCTACCTGAAGTTTCTTATTTTACAAGTAAACTATAaagaaaaattgagaggaaaGAATGTGTCATCTATTATTCTTGTACTGatgatatacatatatacatacatacatacatacataatacatacatatatatatatatatatatataatatatatatatatatatatatatatatatatataatatatatatatacaacatatatatacatatatatatacatacatatatacatacatacatatatatatacataaaaatatatatatatatatatacatagaaatatgtgtgtgtgtgtggacacACATACGCGGTGGTGTGTACACACACGCGCGCACACAGAGATACTAGTAAGAGATAATATTGTTAAGATCTCTAAGATTATTGTGCTGGCTAATTTTTAGCTTCGTATTTCAAATTTATTGGGATATTATTCTAGTATTCCAAACTTACTAAGATATCATGCTAGCATTCTAAACTTGCTGAGATATCATGCTAGTATTTCAAACTTGCTAAAATATTATGCTAGCATTCCAAACTTGCTGAGATATCATGCTAACACCCTTCCTCAAACTCAAGATGGTGGAGTCAACATCAACTTGAGTTTGGATATGAGATCATTGAACCTACTAGAAAGATGAGATTTGGTGAAGATGTCGGCAGTTTGATCAGTAGAGCTAATAGATATAAGTCAAAATATGCCATGAAAAAGATGTTGATAAATAAAGTAACAATCATTTTCAAGGTGTTTGGTTCTTCTGTGGAAGACATCATTCTGAGCAATATGAATTGTCCTCCTATTATCACAATAGAGAGTCGTGGTAGAAGAATGAGAAACACTCATATCTTCAAGTAACAGCTTAGCCAAAGGAGTTCAAAAGTGGCATTAGCAAGGGTTCAATATTCTATGCCTATACGGGATCAagctataataatttatttcttaCTACGCTAGGAAATcagagaatcatcaagaaaaaaataatagtcAATGATGGAATGACAAACAGTAGGATCACTAGCCCAATCAGTATCACAATAACCAATCAACTCAAGATTGGAGCTCAAAGAAAAATGAAGACCATAAAATAGAGTGCCTTTTACATAGCATAAAATATGAAGAATGATAGTGAAATGGGTGGATCGAGGAGCAATCATTAATTGACTAACCAAATGAACCACATAGACAATATCAGATCGAGCAATTATGAGATACACTAAGCTCCCAAATAG from Elaeis guineensis isolate ETL-2024a chromosome 9, EG11, whole genome shotgun sequence includes these protein-coding regions:
- the LOC105051158 gene encoding nuclear pore complex protein NUP54; amino-acid sequence: MFGTPSSSRAFGTPSSTPAFGTPSSTPAFGTPPSTPAFGTPSSTPAFGTPSAPSFATPSAFGSSPSPFFSQPQQQQPQPSPFSVFPQSQQQQQQPASSFGFQPSASPFGNAQITTQMAPVAPLTLSLADRDLQAIVDAYREDPGNPKYSFRQLLFSVTDPAARVKPVGVSDIMWAEAMGKLEGMDSLDRERLWPQLIQGFKDLSHRLKLQDEVLASDAERLRMTQANVKMLLRHFQADTLPWIQRMKQKEHVLQRRLLRIMRIVEALEGKGLRVPLMKVEVELAEKLNAIARQLKGPGAELSRRVHNLLTISRVRANTGALGSCIYLPGSAKIHEQSLAGLQEVLQQQTEAIARLGIVMKRDTRDMEIIMSEGTDMVEDGGGRPALKS